A window of Theropithecus gelada isolate Dixy chromosome 14, Tgel_1.0, whole genome shotgun sequence contains these coding sequences:
- the ACAT1 gene encoding acetyl-CoA acetyltransferase, mitochondrial, with the protein MAVLAALLRGGARSRSPLLRRLVQEIRYVERSYVSKPTLKEVVIVSATRTPIGSFLGSLSLLPATKLGSIAIQGAIEKAGIPKEEVKEAYMGNVLQGGEGQAPARQAVLGAGLPISTPCTTINKVCASGMKAIMMASQSLMCGHQDVMVAGGMESMSNVPYVMNRGSTPYGGVKLEDLIVKDGLTDVYNKIHMGSCAENTAKKLNIARDEQDAYAINSYTRSKAAWDAGKFGNEVIPVTVTVKGQPDVVVKEDEEYKRVDFSKVPKLKTVFQKENGTITAANASTLNDGAAALVLMTAGAAKRLNVTPLARIVAFADAAVEPIDFPIAPVHAVSMVLKDVGLKKEDIAMWEVNEAFSLVVLANIKMLEIDPQKVNINGGAVSLGHPIGMSGARIVGHLTHALKQGEYGLASICNGGGGASAMLIQKL; encoded by the exons GAAATAAGATATGTGGAACGGAGTTATGTCTCAAAACCCACTTTGAAG GAAGTGGTCATAGTAAGTGCTACAAGAACACCCATTGGATCTTTTTTAGGCAGCCTTTCCTTGCTGCCAGCCACTAAGCTTGGTTCCATTGCAATTCAGGGAGCCATTGAAAAGGCAG ggatTCCAAAAGAAGAAGTGAAAGAAGCATACATGGGTAATGTTCTACAAGGAGGTGAAGGACAAGCTCCTGCAAGGCAGGCAGTATTGGGTGCAG GCTTACCTATTTCTACTCCATGTACCACCATAAACAAAGTTTGTGCTTCAGGAATGAAAGCCATCATGATGGCCTCTCAAAGTCTTATGTGTGGACATCAG GATGTGATGGTGGCAGGTGGGATGGAGAGCATGTCCAATGTTCCATATGTAATGAACAGAGGATCAACACCATATGGCGGGGTAAAGCTTGAAGATTTGATCGTTAAAGACGGGCTAACTGATGTCTAcaataaaattcatatg GGCAGCTGTGCTGAGAATACAGCAAAGAAGCTGAATATTGCACGAGATGAACAGGACGCTTATGCTATTAATTCTTATACCAGAAGTAAAGCAGCATGGGATGCTGGGAAATTTGGAAATGAAGTTATTCCTGTCACAGTTACAGTAAAAG gtcaaCCAGATGTAGTGGTGAAAGAAGATGAAGAATATAAACGTGTTGATTTTAGCAAAGTTCCAAAGCTGAAGAcagttttccagaaagaaaatg GTACAATAACAGCTGCCAATGCCAGTACGCTGAACGATGGAGCAGCTGCTCTGGTTCTGATGACAGCAGGTGCAGCCAAGAGGCTCAATGTTACACCACTGGCAAGAATAGTAG catttgCTGACGCTGCTGTAGAACCTATTGATTTTCCAATTGCTCCTGTACATGCTGTATCTATG gtTCTTAAAGATGtgggattaaaaaaagaagatattgcAATGTGGGAAGTAAATGAAGCCTTTAGTCTGGTTGTACTAGCAAACATTAAAATGTTGGAGATTGATCCCCAAAAAGTGAATATCAATGGAGGAGCTGTTTCTCTGGGGCATCCAATTGG aatgtcTGGAGCCAGGATTGTTGGTCATTTGACTCATGCCTTGAAGCAAGGAGAATACGGTCTTGCCAGTATTTGCAATGGAGGAGGAGGTGCTTCTGCCATGCTAATTCAGAAGCTGTAG